The nucleotide sequence ttatactcttaaattAATACTATGTGAATAACTGCTAAATTCATTATGCTCCACAATTGATTTATGAACATGGTTAGCACTCAAATTCATTATGCTCCTAAATCTATAGTGATGACATTCAGCGAAGGGCAGATAGAGAGCTATACATAAGACAGAAACCTTAACATGGAAACAACTAGTCAAATAAGACAGAAGTAACAGAAAGCTTGTGATATCCCAATTTCAGGTTTTGAAATTCAAGTATTCCCACAGTCACCCTCAGTCATCTAGATAAAAAATAGACAGTTCACGTTCCAACTTTGGTCTTGTCAAATAGTGATCCAACAGTTCATATGGCATGACTGTGTCAATTGCATGATTCCCTGTCTACCAGAATCCGGATCTTGCTAGTAACTATGGTAAATGGCTCAAGAGTTAGACACTAGTATATTCTTATCTGTGAAACCTaagatttgattacatcaaatccattttaagttttaacaccAAATGCCAGTACAAAATCTTTGTTAAAGCAAGCAGATTCTCCAAACACAAATTGCAGGGATGGAAACACAATTGTACTCAGCAAATGATAATGCAAAAGAAAAACAGAATAAAGGCTGCAGAATACAGACAAAGTTCCTTATCATTGGATTAACTTTGATGTTTTGTACAGTTATTCCGTACGGTATAATGAAAACTAAGCAATCTCAAGAATCTAAAAGAACACAATATTTTGCTCTTCAAAATACAATTTGTAAGTATGTGAACCAAAAGATTTATCTAATAGATattcataaacaaaatcaacTACAATGAGGATGCAGCAAGTTAAAGAGGAGATTGATTATACAAAGCAAAATCTCAAGATAAAAACTAAAGGGGGGAAAAGCAAATAATATTTCACATGGTTTTTTAAGTACAAGAATCCTCCCCCTTACCACTTAACTTAACTCTTGAAATAAACTTACTAAAATCAACAATCTCCATATACAATCCTTTGCACCTTTTGTAGTTTTCCTATTTCTATGAAAGCAAAATCAAACTATAATGTTATCACAAATTCTAAATTTCATCACAAGTTACTCATTGTTTGGCCTACCAAGAGAATCAAGCCCTTCTGTTTTGCTGCGCACAATTCTATGAAAAACTTCCCTTACTTGTCGCTCCAAAGGATCAAGCCCATCCTTCAAAGCATCACAAACTTTTGAAACCTCATGAACTTTCTGTCTAACTTCACCTTCCTTCTCCTCGGTTAATGGAAAGTGCGCTGAATCAACCAAATCACTCATCACCCTGACACATTTCTCAATCTGTTGAATCTCTCTAAGCAAGCCACAAGCATTCTTCCTGTCACGCTTCTTGGACTCCTCCATGATCCTCTCATGAAGTAAGAGCAAAGGAATAGCCCAAGTGTAACTCCTTGGAATGCTGAAATGCACATTCAATCCACGGTCTTGGCATGGAATTGCAGCCACAAGAGCCCACATAACAAACAACAATACCGAATTCATGGTATACACCGACATTGCAAGACCATTAGTTGCCATAAGATCATTTGCTCTTGGAGGATTAATGTTGTTCCCAATTGCTTGGAGCTGTCTAGCAGCAGACCAAGTACGAGAAACACTCCACGAAAGTGATCTAAATTGCCCCATAGACCGATGCTGATAGGTGTTAATATTGTTATTGCTATGACTGTTGCCATGTTGATGGTGATCTCTATCTCTACCACCATTGCTGCGGCCAAAAGATCGATTCCTGTGTGCAACAGAAGCATTGGATTCCTTACCATCATCAAGCATACTGATTGACAAATCAATTAGAGCTTTCTTCGCTCTACGAAATTGTCCTTCACCAATACTCCTCTGATGATCCAATGCATAAAGAACAATCTCCAACAGTTTCTGCCAAACACGAATCTGTTCAACGCCGTCACGAATGGCGTTACAGACATCCAAAGCCTTCACACTCCTTTCAAAATACTCCGAAACCATTCGATCCAAAGGTGGTCTCACAACCTGGCCTTTGTGAGTATGAAGAATGGCTTTAAACTCCTCTTGACAAATGAGGAAGCAATCAAGCATCTTCCCAACCCATTTGAGTGAAAGCAATTCATCATGAGGAACAGATGAAAGATCAACAAAACGATCAGTaacatgttgttgaaatgaatcaAGCTCAATCTCCAAGGTTGAACCTTCCATTGAATGAATCTGTTCACGACGAAAGCTTAGAATTGAACGGCCAAAATTTGTTAACGATGAAGGAGACGAACCTTGATAGTCCGTAGCGGGCATTCTCACATAAAATTTCACAAATTTTGAAACTTTCCACCTTCAATTACAATACCCAGATTTCAAAATGCTGAATTTCACAAATTTTTCAATGACCCTTTTctcaaaaattgaatttttgacctaaaaaacaaattttattttttggttgaaattaaagaaaacaaaagaaagaggaatcaaaaaaatgaaaagggtgagaaagaaaaagagagaagaagaaagagatgcGGGAAGAAATGAGGCATGGAACCCTAGAGGAAGGTGATGGGTTATATTGGGGACAATTGGACCGCGTTTTATGGTGGTTggaaaattaagaagaaaaaaaagacaaaatacgctaaaacaaaaaaacaaaaaagaatgatttttctttaattagGAGTAATTAAggtttttatgttttgattttaggGTAATTAATGAAATTAATGAAAAAGTTAAGGTTGAGCAAGTACTATTATGAACACGTACCGAACACGTCTGTAACACGGTGTAAAGAACCAAGATTCTGAAATCAGCGGCGTAGATTTCGAGGAGAGGATACGGAGGAGATCTGAGCCGTTGGATTTTTGTATTGGGACAAAGATGGTTCAGTTGTCTCCTGGTATGACACCACCTGAAAAGAGGAGAGTTTAGAATTACTCTGGTTGTGATGTTGGAGTTGTGAAACTGTCAAACAAGCCACGTGGCGGAATTTCATTGTGTGGTGTTATGTGGAGATGGTGTGTTGAAGAAATAAATTTATGGtgattaaaggaaaaaaaaatgatgtaattagttgaatttgtaaaaatattctagtgatattttatcttatgcatatttaatttaagtaattattattcttttaaaatgtcaaagtttttaatttttaatgcataattacacaaattttcataaaaatttactatttaaaatcTTTAACCAATGTTTtgggggcactagttaacatttcttttaatttaaatataaatttataactttttaaagttatttagtcatattattctcaataaaaaatttcaaagatggtttttatatttttacacaAGTGAGGATGTGCTTTGAAGAGAACTCAAATTTTACACTATACAGAAAGACTCACAATGATGGTGGATCATAGAAGGATTCTCTGCAAATAATGATGTTGTTAGGAGTCTCATGTGGAGTAGATAAAAGTGATCGGCGTGATACTTAAGCACGAAGACTCTTTCACTTAATGGACTAGTTTTTGAGTTGCCTTTTCTCATGGGCTTAAGTCCTAACAATTAGTGTTTTCATTGAGAATTAAACTACAAATAATGTtacttatatattgaattaAGGTGCTCCACTAAATACTGATAGGTGAGTGAAGTCGttcaaaagaaaaaggctaCATCAGATCAATGTTGATAAAGTGAAAGTCTTCGTGAATGTCGGCTATTAAAGGGTATGGCAATGTTATGTGTCTCACgtcaaatatataaaacttaAAAATGTTCAACGTGATATTTAAATCATGAGGCTGTCTTACATAATAGATAAGTCTTTTGGGTTGACTCTCCCGTAAACTTAAGTTCTAACAAGTGTTTTGTCATAACCTGAGGTGAGAGCTGCAAAGTACTTATAAAACAACTCTGACATTCGAATCAATCAATATAAGTTGAAGGACGAGGATGATAGGTTAGAATAGACAAGAGAGCGGTTCTAAGGCCCGATGAGTCTGGGCTGTTGTCGGGGCTTCGGCccaaattttttatgtaaatctaTCTGAATTTCTTATACAAACCTCTATAAATTAGACAAtttcttctgatttttttttgattaTTTACTTGCAGtttcttatataaacccctAAAAATATGTTGCAATTTTTTTGCTCAGATTTTATAATAATCCTCACTCCGTCACTGAAAATAGACATATTTGTGGCGAAGTTTGTTATGCCAGCAAAACGTGACATTAGATTTGGTTTAATCTAAAAGCCATATCGATACAAGATGATTTTCAtgtgtttaatttatatatatattttggatgtaattttttttaacaagcgaAAATTAAATACTGATCACTTAAAGGTTCACttcgactacttttttttttcaatcatttgTGAACTAAAACTTAGATAAACCTGatataattttgcaaaaaaaaaaaaaaaactaatgtaaTTTTCACCTCAACAAAAAACGAAAGAATTCCTCAACGAAAAAGAAATGTGGACATTTTCTGATGCCACATGTGGCGGATATACAACACAACCAAGTCTACGTTGGCGCGTGAGAAAAAGAAGGGACTGAGTCTAGAAAATTTCTAGAAAAATAAATGGCGAGTATGATTCCATTTAATTACTACAtttaatttaagggttaaatatgtttttgatttctataaatatgtcaactttttgttttagtccttctaaaattttcctgcaatttttagtccctataaaattttcaatcttcatttttggtccctcttttaaaagtaaaatcatattttttaataaaatttttcagaaaaattcaaaatattataagaatgacttccaaaaaaatttagaatttttaaattttttttaacaaaacatgaatttaatatgaatttttatattttttacgattaaaaattcatatttaatttgtgttttgttaaaaaattctaatttttttagaatatttgacacatttctgcataatttcattaaaaaatacaaaaattaaattaaaaatagggaccaaaagtagtgattgaaaattttataggaactaaaaattgaagaaaaaatttaaaggaactaaaacaaaaagttgacatatttataaggatcaaaaatatatttaatccttAATTTAATCTATGAAATTGACATTACTGAGGTTCGTTAAAACGCAATGAATCTCTATCTTTGAGATTAAGACTGTCCACGCAAGCAATTGCCAATTGGAAAGACTTGACTCTTTcgttcatttttcttttcatccttTGGACCCTTTCATCCATAAGACATTTTGTCCTTATTGCTTCTAGTGATAGAAGAAGATGTGACATAACACTCACTCTCATCGATCATGCCCAtttctattttactttttaatttaaaaaaaaaaaggccattttttaaaggaatcaTTGAGGACATCTAAAAACGTTTAGATAAGATGACAAGAGCTTTTTCTAATTTAATCAAGattatgaatttaaatttagttttggGCATGCAAGAAcgttaaagttaattttttgtagaGAGTTTGCCGTTCATTTGTGTCTCACAAGGATTAGTCTCTGCAATTACACGCGCGAAGGATACCCGagtttatacaaaaaaatataaatcgtTGAGGACATTTTCACTTAGTTTGTTAATCTCTCCGTTATAAGTTATGAGctcttttggaaaaaaattattataagttataagtCGTTTTACTGTAGCAATGAGACATTAATGCAATTTTTCtatcatatatttaattatttattactttatcttctgataattatttaatttatctttcacataccatttattaagtaGAATTTTGTAAAAGAGCATATAATATTTCTTTCTCATAAaacattaattacatttcttaatacgtttgaaatggtgaaaacaatttataatttaggacggagaaAGTATTTGATTCAGGGAAATGCTAGCACTCATGAAATCtttgttttatatttcaaaaaaaaaaaaaatgaaatctttGTTTTATATTGATGTCTAAGATTATGAATTATAAATGTTGCAGTTTCTCAATTCCTAtgataatttcttctttttctcaaaaaaaaaactttaatttcttttatattgttttttttagggaaaataacttatatcatttcattaaaaattaaagcaGTAATATATATTGGAATTACATCaaagatatgaaagttaataCTAGATGTGACTGCCTTAGCTAAAACATGTGCAACCTCATCTGTTTGTCTCCCATTATACATATGACTATTTGATCTTGTAAGGTTTGTATCGACTGTCATTTTGATTAGCTTAGTCCAAACAACCATACCCATAATTCGTTTGAATGACTATATCcatatgatttttgattttgtaGTGCTTATATCATTGTCATCTTGATTAGCTAAGTACAAACAACCATACACGTAATTCATTTGAATGATCATAACCTTATGATTGTTTCATCTTGTAATGCTTATGTCAATTCTCATCTTGATTAGCCGGTTCAAGTAACCATACTCGTAGTAAATTATTAAAGCAGTAAGATAGAATTAGAAAATCTAAAAAACATAGCAACAAGAAAGACTTGAGATTTATGGAAAGTCTATCATTGTAACTTCTTTCCACAACACCAACATTAAAGGAGCCTATTCATAAAAGTTCAttgtagacaaaaacaaataaaaagaaaataaaaaacaaagaaaactaaaccttttttaaaattgcaaGAGTAAGATTATAAGAGTTTCTATATGTAATGGATGATGCTAAAAATTTAGATTACAACATGGATTAAGAATACATTAAGATATAAGAGATAATTATTACAAGAAACTATTGGAAACCACGAAACATAACTCTCCAAATCTCATCAAACTAGCCATTAAAATTAAGCTTTTTCAAAAcattaagaaaattttaagatattttttttccaaaaaagaaatgggaaagaaattttttattagttaaagtgacactaatgatcattttacaatAGCTTCTAGACAATCTAAACTCAGTACCTTGATGTTACAATGATAATcttttgagaattgttgttcccacatgtGATAAGGTTGTGCCATACTAGTAAAATACGATTTtaccccctcggcagttaactaccgaggaattTGAATTCCGGCTGCAGTTTactgccgaggaaaatgttTCATCCGATGAAACAGCcacctgctccccctacacacTATTTTCTTCATCACCTTCATTTCCACCTCCATTCAAtcccaaaatccattttttttaatcaattcttgatccaaaatcattcaagcatcaagcataggaggtatcaacagactattgacgtaaaaaaacaggtattgtaCATTTTATTCGATTGATTTTTTGGGTATCTACGTCAGTTACGTAGAACCCTGTCATGggaatcctcggcagttaactgccgagcgAAACTTCAGTAGTgtagtgccgaggaaaacctcggtagtaagGTGCCGAGGAACTCTTGGTGAAAAATTTTTACAACGAAAAAATGGCAGCTACTGCcagattttcaatttttttttcttttgttttttttttgtttttttttgttttaattcattatggcattgatgtttatacattacttagttgttaattcatatttatgtgttgtttaattatagtaatggtagagaatgcgaaagatgttccgggagagacaaaacaaaattttgtcaaaaattccggagatgtcaaaccgcctaaggttgaagcgaaaccaaacattgatggagcttccgtccatgttgaagcttcaaagtatgttggcggctccggtgtcctcccacttcaagcccacgaggtcgacacgactatgttttttttcagacgacgttaag is from Medicago truncatula cultivar Jemalong A17 chromosome 1, MtrunA17r5.0-ANR, whole genome shotgun sequence and encodes:
- the LOC11415255 gene encoding protein ROH1, coding for MPATDYQGSSPSSLTNFGRSILSFRREQIHSMEGSTLEIELDSFQQHVTDRFVDLSSVPHDELLSLKWVGKMLDCFLICQEEFKAILHTHKGQVVRPPLDRMVSEYFERSVKALDVCNAIRDGVEQIRVWQKLLEIVLYALDHQRSIGEGQFRRAKKALIDLSISMLDDGKESNASVAHRNRSFGRSNGGRDRDHHQHGNSHSNNNINTYQHRSMGQFRSLSWSVSRTWSAARQLQAIGNNINPPRANDLMATNGLAMSVYTMNSVLLFVMWALVAAIPCQDRGLNVHFSIPRSYTWAIPLLLLHERIMEESKKRDRKNACGLLREIQQIEKCVRVMSDLVDSAHFPLTEEKEGEVRQKVHEVSKVCDALKDGLDPLERQVREVFHRIVRSKTEGLDSLGRPNNE